One segment of Anastrepha obliqua isolate idAnaObli1 chromosome 3, idAnaObli1_1.0, whole genome shotgun sequence DNA contains the following:
- the LOC129242936 gene encoding uncharacterized protein LOC129242936, whose protein sequence is MYFIKYFVGIVLIHTQFSYARLNHIQIGANLTEFMQLQRQRRNLIFNGNGLVKIDAGPIASINVDDPVDWRSIVSINNIQGGFYPLPYEPLYPWDKWEDIFARSLKNLLPGSTYETDDSRKFAYAAIEALMQLQHGNGHKCLLRSICKNAQVDEHVGIFSEIMDVVLSPGREDIDVAYMEAFQAGKSGADCLRLYAECRVSSNFLDQYLDYV, encoded by the exons atgtatttcatAAAGTATTTCGTTGGTATTGTTTTAATTCATACTCAATTCTCTTACGCCCGCTTAAATCACATTCAAATCGGCGCTAATCTAACAGAGTTTATGCAATTGCAACGCCAAAGGCGcaacttaatttttaatggcaatGGACTAGTTAAG ATTGATGCCGGTCCAATAGCTTCGATAAATGTAGATGATCCCGTCGATTGGCGTTCCATAGTTTCTATAAATAATATCCAAGGTGGCTTCTACCCTTTACCATATGAGCCACTCTATCCTTGGGATAAATGGGAGGACATTTTTGcacgttctttgaaaaatttacttCCAGGGTCTACCTATGAAACAGATGATTCACGAAAATTTGCTTACGCAGCTATAGAAGCACTGATGCAGCTACAGCATGGTAATGGACATAAATGTTTGCTGCGTTCCATTTGTAAAAATGCTCAAGTAGATGAGCATGTGGGAATATTTTCGGAGATAATGGATGTTGTTTTAAG ccCTGGAAGAGAAGATATCGATGTTGCTTACATGGAAGCTTTTCAAGCTGGAAAATCGGGTGCAGATTGCTTACGTTTATATGCTGAATGTCGAGTTAGTTCTAATTTTTTAGACCAATATTTGGATTACGTATAA